The proteins below are encoded in one region of Aquisphaera giovannonii:
- a CDS encoding glycosyltransferase family 2 protein, which translates to MDLTPSAAAPLVSVVTIFLDAGAFLEEAIRSVFGQTYTHWELLLVDDGSTDRSSAIARDYAGREPGKVRYLEHPGHVNRGMSASRNLGIRCARGGLIALLDADDVWLPRKLEEQVAILASRPEVGMVIGRSRYWFGWTGRAEDAGRDAAPEYDVAAGSIVDPPGLLRINYPLGGGTAPCPSDILFRADLVARHGAFEEAFVGDLQLYEDQAFLAKVYLKEKVYVSGETWDLYRQHRGSCVSQVKRAGRYHAVRARYLRWLAEYLEREGCRDPDVLRAMKRALRPYDHPYLDAIRRAGRPFYKALRRSCGKVSRALSRARGATSEVSSPSSPRGRPPRDGRPAG; encoded by the coding sequence GTGGACCTGACACCGAGTGCCGCCGCGCCCCTGGTCAGCGTGGTGACGATCTTCCTCGATGCCGGGGCCTTCCTCGAGGAAGCCATCCGGAGCGTCTTCGGCCAGACTTATACCCACTGGGAATTGCTGCTCGTCGACGACGGGTCGACCGATCGGAGCTCCGCGATCGCCCGCGACTACGCGGGTCGGGAGCCGGGGAAGGTCCGCTACCTGGAACACCCGGGGCACGTCAATCGGGGCATGAGCGCGTCGCGGAACCTGGGCATCCGTTGCGCCCGCGGGGGCCTGATCGCCCTCCTCGACGCGGACGACGTCTGGCTCCCCAGGAAGCTCGAGGAGCAGGTCGCGATCCTCGCGAGCCGGCCGGAGGTCGGCATGGTCATCGGAAGGTCGCGGTACTGGTTCGGCTGGACGGGCCGCGCCGAGGACGCCGGGCGGGACGCGGCGCCCGAATACGACGTCGCCGCCGGGAGCATCGTGGACCCCCCGGGGCTGCTCCGGATCAACTACCCGCTCGGAGGCGGGACGGCCCCCTGCCCGTCGGACATCCTCTTCCGGGCCGACCTGGTGGCACGCCACGGGGCATTCGAAGAAGCGTTCGTCGGCGACCTCCAACTCTACGAGGACCAGGCGTTCCTGGCGAAGGTGTACCTCAAGGAGAAGGTTTACGTCTCCGGCGAGACCTGGGACCTGTACCGCCAGCATCGCGGGTCGTGCGTGTCTCAGGTCAAGCGGGCGGGCCGATATCACGCCGTACGCGCCCGCTACCTTCGGTGGCTGGCCGAGTACCTGGAGCGTGAGGGCTGCCGCGATCCGGACGTCCTGCGAGCAATGAAGAGAGCCTTGCGGCCGTATGACCACCCGTACCTCGATGCCATCCGCCGGGCCGGACGCCCGTTCTACAAGGCCCTGAGGCGGTCGTGCGGGAAAGTCTCCCGCGCTCTCTCGCGTGCCCGCGGGGCCACGAGCGAGGTCTCCTCGCCATCATCGCCCCGGGGTCGACCACCTCGCGACGGACGACCGGCGGGATAG
- a CDS encoding ABC transporter ATP-binding protein, whose protein sequence is MAGVDIRAEGLSKRYRLGHARRHDSLKELLGETLRGRGAFLRSAPGEGELWALRDASFEIRVGEIVGIVGGNGAGKSTLLKILSRVTYPTRGMVDLYGRVSSLLEVGTGFHPELTGRENIFLNSAILGMRLAETRRKFDEIVEFSGVEMFLDTPVKHYSSGMYVRLAFAVAAHLDPEILLVDEVLAVGDAEFQRRCLAKIGEVARGGRTVLIVSHNLSTVQSLCPRVIFLRAGRIEYDGEASSAVHAYLRSIEESSALDISERADRLGMGWTRIADLSVSAAGGAALATGAPACFRFRSEKALPHLSCRFTIYDRVGQAVVTFDSSVRSPADVDEPSLGNELVCELDELPLRPGRYHLDASLYTGPELQDHLEGAAFFEVEPGRMRGRPETAGDDNGSVCVPHRWRQSGRAATWT, encoded by the coding sequence ATGGCGGGGGTCGACATCCGAGCCGAAGGCCTGTCGAAGCGCTACAGGCTCGGCCACGCGCGCAGGCACGACAGCCTCAAGGAGCTCCTGGGTGAGACGCTCCGGGGCCGGGGTGCGTTCCTCAGGTCCGCCCCGGGCGAGGGCGAGCTCTGGGCGCTCCGCGACGCGAGCTTCGAGATCCGCGTCGGGGAGATCGTCGGGATCGTCGGGGGGAACGGCGCGGGGAAGAGCACGCTCCTGAAGATCCTCTCGCGGGTCACGTACCCCACGCGAGGCATGGTCGACCTATACGGCCGGGTCAGCTCGCTGCTGGAGGTCGGCACGGGCTTCCATCCGGAGCTGACCGGTCGCGAGAACATCTTCCTCAACAGCGCGATCCTCGGCATGCGGCTGGCGGAGACCCGCCGCAAGTTCGACGAGATCGTCGAGTTCTCCGGCGTCGAGATGTTCCTCGACACGCCGGTGAAGCACTACTCGAGCGGGATGTACGTGCGCCTCGCCTTCGCCGTGGCCGCGCACCTCGACCCCGAGATTCTCCTTGTCGACGAGGTCCTGGCGGTGGGCGACGCCGAGTTCCAGAGGCGTTGCCTGGCGAAGATCGGGGAGGTGGCCCGCGGGGGGCGCACGGTCCTGATCGTCAGCCACAACCTGAGCACGGTGCAGTCGCTCTGCCCCCGAGTCATCTTCCTGAGGGCCGGAAGGATCGAGTACGACGGCGAGGCCTCGTCGGCGGTCCACGCCTACCTCAGATCGATCGAGGAGTCTTCCGCGCTCGACATCTCGGAGAGGGCCGACCGGCTGGGCATGGGGTGGACGAGGATCGCCGACCTCTCCGTGTCCGCGGCCGGGGGTGCGGCACTCGCCACGGGGGCGCCGGCGTGCTTCCGGTTTCGATCGGAGAAGGCGCTGCCGCACCTCAGCTGCCGCTTCACCATCTACGACAGGGTCGGTCAGGCGGTCGTCACTTTCGACAGCTCCGTGCGCTCCCCCGCGGACGTCGACGAGCCCTCGCTCGGGAACGAACTGGTCTGCGAGCTCGACGAGCTGCCGCTGCGGCCCGGCCGATACCACCTGGACGCCTCGCTGTACACGGGTCCGGAACTGCAGGATCACCTCGAAGGGGCGGCCTTCTTCGAGGTCGAGCCGGGCCGGATGAGGGGACGCCCCGAGACGGCCGGGGACGACAACGGCAGCGTCTGCGTCCCGCATCGGTGGCGCCAGTCCGGGAGGGCCGCGACGTGGACCTGA
- a CDS encoding ABC transporter permease, producing MPYSTAESNGSTTPPSACSAPRGRTTPVARVRPRASLSLRDFAELWSRRELLAILSLRDLRVRFKQTAVGVVWVVLQPLLTVIVFSLLFGRIAGFHSEGVPYPLFALSGLVAWNYFSQSLGRCVSCLVDASDLVGKVYFPRLVLPLAAVLTPLVDLAVTTLILLIVMLAFGFMPTHRLAALPLIVLWGLLTVLAFGLWLAVANARYRDIGHALPFFLQIGMYVSPVAYPLDIVPDRWRPLYDLNPMVGVIGGYRWCLLGTPWDGPAGSWPSLLAVLALVVGGLFALKRGEETLVDLL from the coding sequence ATGCCCTATTCTACGGCGGAAAGCAACGGATCAACCACCCCTCCGTCGGCATGCAGCGCCCCTCGAGGGCGGACGACGCCCGTCGCACGCGTCCGCCCCCGCGCCTCCCTGAGCCTGCGGGATTTCGCCGAGCTGTGGTCGCGACGGGAGCTGCTCGCCATCCTGTCGCTGCGGGACCTGCGAGTGCGATTCAAGCAGACGGCGGTCGGGGTCGTCTGGGTCGTCCTGCAGCCGTTGCTGACGGTGATCGTCTTCTCTTTGCTCTTCGGCCGCATCGCCGGCTTCCATTCCGAGGGCGTCCCGTATCCCCTGTTCGCCCTGTCCGGGCTGGTCGCGTGGAACTATTTCTCCCAGTCGCTCGGGCGTTGCGTTTCCTGCCTCGTCGACGCGTCCGACCTCGTGGGCAAGGTGTACTTCCCGCGGCTCGTGCTCCCGCTGGCCGCGGTCCTCACCCCGCTGGTGGACCTCGCGGTGACGACGCTCATCCTTCTCATCGTCATGCTCGCATTCGGCTTCATGCCGACTCATCGCCTGGCGGCCCTGCCCCTGATCGTCCTCTGGGGATTGCTCACGGTCCTGGCGTTCGGCCTCTGGCTGGCGGTCGCGAACGCGAGGTACCGGGACATAGGGCACGCCCTGCCGTTCTTCCTGCAGATCGGGATGTACGTGTCGCCGGTCGCCTATCCGCTCGACATCGTCCCGGATCGGTGGCGTCCCCTCTATGACCTGAATCCCATGGTCGGTGTGATCGGCGGCTACCGATGGTGCCTGCTGGGCACTCCATGGGACGGGCCGGCGGGATCCTGGCCAAGCCTCCTGGCGGTGCTGGCCCTGGTGGTGGGCGGGCTGTTCGCGCTCAAGAGGGGCGAGGAAACCCTGGTGGACCTACTCTGA
- a CDS encoding glycosyltransferase family 2 protein: MSVLMPVYNTRRYVRQAVESILGQTFEDFELIVMDDQSTDGSLGVVEECRRRDDRVRLFPRAKTGYCRLLNEALGLARGRYLARMDSDDVSLPDRFEKQVAYLEANSDCVAVGCRVREIDPHGLHLDVSRNELDHDGIVARLLEGAGAEIPHPGVMMRTSAVVEAGGYRPEFEPVEDLDLYLRLAERGRLANLPGVLLEYRQHFTSVNYLRADEQVRLASLVVAEAMTRRGQAVPGSFAVPPWRMPTKAESYRNWAEAALRSRRRGVAMEYAVKGVMAGPAEGVSWVVLAGVLAGTLRSFARSARDAFRRMASSPGGSGR; the protein is encoded by the coding sequence GTGTCGGTGCTGATGCCCGTCTACAACACCCGTCGGTATGTGCGGCAGGCGGTCGAGAGCATCCTCGGCCAGACCTTCGAGGATTTCGAGCTGATTGTCATGGATGACCAATCGACCGACGGCTCGCTGGGCGTCGTCGAAGAGTGCCGACGTCGCGACGACCGCGTCCGCCTGTTCCCCCGCGCCAAGACCGGATACTGCCGCCTCCTCAACGAAGCCCTGGGACTCGCCCGCGGGAGGTACCTCGCCCGGATGGATTCCGACGACGTCTCCCTCCCGGACCGTTTCGAGAAGCAGGTCGCCTACCTGGAGGCGAACAGCGACTGCGTGGCCGTCGGTTGCCGCGTCCGCGAGATCGACCCCCACGGCCTCCACCTGGACGTCTCGCGGAATGAGCTCGATCACGACGGAATCGTCGCCCGACTCCTGGAGGGGGCCGGGGCGGAGATACCCCATCCCGGGGTGATGATGCGGACGTCCGCCGTCGTCGAGGCCGGCGGATATCGCCCGGAATTTGAGCCCGTCGAGGACCTGGACCTCTACCTGCGCCTCGCCGAGCGGGGCCGACTCGCGAACCTCCCCGGCGTGCTGCTGGAGTATCGGCAACATTTCACGAGCGTGAACTACCTGCGGGCCGACGAGCAGGTGCGGCTCGCGAGCCTCGTCGTGGCCGAGGCCATGACCAGGCGGGGGCAAGCCGTCCCGGGATCCTTCGCGGTCCCGCCGTGGCGTATGCCGACGAAGGCGGAGAGCTATCGCAACTGGGCGGAGGCGGCGCTCCGATCTCGTCGGCGGGGCGTCGCCATGGAGTACGCGGTGAAGGGGGTGATGGCGGGCCCCGCCGAGGGCGTGTCATGGGTCGTCCTCGCCGGGGTCCTGGCCGGCACCCTCCGTTCCTTCGCCCGGTCGGCCCGCGACGCCTTCCGTCGGATGGCGTCATCGCCCGGAGGATCCGGTCGATGA
- a CDS encoding glutamine amidotransferase — MTMPGLTLGAPQWWTAAAALIAVAGAAVLWSYATARARTPIRLACAGLKALAIASLALILIEPLLTFSRPRPGANAFALLADDSQSLSIRDEGEAQSRGEEIRDRLRQGSGWQARLGQEFDVRRFAFDSRLRSIDDFDRLAFDGVGSSLGASLAALSKRFQGLPLAGVLLFSDGNRTDAGEIDAKSLPPIYPVIPPSHGVVRDIGVRGVAASQTNFEAAPVVLRAEVSATGFAGQPIVAAVLDEAGNVVERQQEKSQGDGKPLSFRFQFRPDRRGIRFYTVRAFAAAEEEATKRGTDPKASAEQTLANNGRLVVIDQGGGPYRILYVSGRPNWEYKFLHRALEADDQLQLVTLLRIARRQPKFDFQSSARDRTVSPFFKGFDDADPDTVERNDQPVLVRMGDLADDAELRDGFPKTAEELYKYHAIVIDDLEASFFTQDQLGLLRNFVAARGGGLLMLGGPDAFADGKYDRTPVGELLPVYLNSAPASLTQESDRYRLVLTREGWLQPWVRTRKTEEEEQKRLASMPPFQTLSRVGRIKPGAVTLAEVSDNDGNALPALVAQTFGKGHVAALLIGDLWRWGIRRERPEETEFDRSWRQTARWLVADVPGRVDVSVRPREDAPAQAVEIAVRARDAEYRPLDNAKVSVAVTLPDGGTVALDARPDAREPDLYTATYVARQPGPHRFAASATSADGAPVGTREAGWAAQPAAEEFARLAPDREFLASLAAKTGGEVVDADRLDSFVESLPSRRVPVTELRTAPLWHHPAYLLIAIACLAAEWALRRLNNLA, encoded by the coding sequence ATGACGATGCCGGGCCTGACCCTGGGCGCACCGCAGTGGTGGACGGCCGCCGCGGCCCTGATCGCCGTGGCCGGTGCCGCGGTCCTCTGGAGCTACGCGACGGCCCGCGCGCGGACCCCGATCCGCCTGGCCTGCGCGGGCCTCAAGGCCCTGGCGATCGCCTCGCTCGCCCTCATCCTCATCGAGCCCCTGCTCACCTTCAGCCGGCCCCGGCCGGGCGCGAACGCCTTCGCCCTGCTGGCGGACGACAGCCAGAGCCTGAGCATCCGCGACGAGGGCGAGGCCCAGTCGCGCGGCGAGGAGATCCGCGACCGGCTCCGGCAGGGCTCGGGCTGGCAGGCCAGACTGGGCCAGGAGTTCGACGTCCGCCGCTTCGCCTTCGACTCCCGGTTGAGGTCGATCGACGACTTCGACCGCCTCGCCTTCGACGGCGTCGGGTCGTCCCTGGGGGCCTCGCTCGCCGCGCTCTCGAAGCGGTTCCAGGGGCTCCCGCTGGCCGGCGTCCTCCTCTTCTCAGACGGGAACCGGACGGACGCCGGCGAGATCGACGCGAAGTCCCTCCCGCCGATCTACCCGGTGATCCCGCCCTCGCACGGGGTCGTGCGCGACATCGGCGTCCGCGGCGTGGCGGCCAGCCAGACCAACTTCGAAGCGGCGCCGGTCGTCCTCCGCGCCGAGGTCTCGGCGACGGGCTTCGCCGGCCAGCCCATCGTCGCGGCGGTGCTCGACGAGGCCGGCAACGTCGTGGAGCGTCAGCAGGAGAAATCCCAGGGAGACGGCAAGCCGCTGAGCTTCCGCTTCCAGTTCCGGCCCGATCGCAGGGGGATCCGGTTCTACACCGTCCGCGCCTTCGCGGCCGCGGAGGAGGAGGCGACGAAGCGGGGGACCGACCCGAAGGCGTCGGCCGAGCAGACGCTCGCGAACAACGGGCGGCTCGTCGTCATCGACCAGGGGGGCGGCCCGTACCGCATCCTGTACGTCAGCGGCCGGCCCAACTGGGAGTACAAGTTCCTCCACCGTGCCCTGGAGGCGGACGACCAGCTCCAGCTCGTCACCCTGCTGCGGATCGCCCGGCGGCAGCCGAAGTTCGACTTCCAGAGCAGCGCCCGCGACCGGACGGTCAGCCCGTTCTTCAAGGGGTTCGACGACGCCGACCCCGACACGGTCGAGCGCAACGACCAGCCGGTCCTGGTCCGCATGGGCGACCTCGCCGACGACGCCGAGCTGCGCGACGGCTTCCCGAAGACCGCGGAGGAGCTCTACAAGTACCACGCGATCGTCATCGACGACCTGGAGGCCTCGTTCTTCACGCAGGACCAGCTCGGCCTGCTGCGGAACTTCGTCGCCGCCCGCGGGGGCGGCCTGCTGATGCTCGGCGGCCCGGACGCGTTCGCCGACGGCAAGTACGACCGCACGCCCGTCGGGGAGCTGCTGCCGGTCTACCTGAACTCGGCCCCGGCCTCCCTGACCCAGGAGTCGGACCGGTACCGGCTGGTCCTCACCCGCGAGGGCTGGCTCCAGCCCTGGGTCCGGACGCGGAAGACCGAGGAGGAGGAGCAGAAGCGCCTGGCCTCCATGCCCCCCTTCCAGACGCTCAGCCGCGTGGGACGCATCAAGCCGGGCGCCGTGACGCTGGCGGAGGTCTCCGACAACGACGGCAACGCCCTCCCGGCCCTCGTCGCCCAGACCTTCGGCAAGGGGCACGTCGCGGCCCTCCTGATCGGCGACCTCTGGCGTTGGGGCATCCGCCGCGAGCGCCCGGAGGAGACCGAGTTCGACCGCTCCTGGCGACAGACCGCCCGGTGGCTCGTCGCCGACGTGCCCGGCCGCGTGGACGTCTCCGTCCGGCCCCGGGAGGACGCCCCGGCGCAGGCCGTCGAGATCGCCGTCCGGGCCCGGGACGCCGAGTACCGGCCGCTCGACAACGCGAAGGTCTCCGTCGCGGTGACGCTCCCGGACGGCGGCACCGTCGCGCTCGACGCCCGGCCGGACGCCCGCGAGCCCGACCTCTACACGGCGACCTACGTGGCCCGCCAGCCCGGCCCCCACCGCTTCGCCGCCTCCGCCACCTCCGCCGACGGTGCGCCGGTCGGCACGCGCGAGGCCGGATGGGCGGCCCAGCCGGCGGCCGAGGAGTTCGCACGCCTCGCGCCCGACCGCGAGTTCCTGGCGAGCCTCGCCGCGAAGACCGGGGGCGAGGTGGTGGACGCGGATCGGCTCGACTCGTTCGTCGAGTCCCTGCCGTCGCGTCGCGTGCCGGTCACGGAGCTGCGGACGGCCCCGCTCTGGCACCACCCGGCCTACCTGCTCATCGCCATCGCCTGCCTCGCGGCCGAGTGGGCCCTGCGGCGGCTGAACAACCTTGCCTGA
- a CDS encoding DUF4175 family protein → MIRELQQALERVARRTRQVRLWGGLAFCWLGWAMMVAVIAATGTPSYEVMAVLAGVTLASGLACAALATRRPRDPVEVARRIEEAHPDLDAGLITAVEEGLNRPGPLGFLQAAVVENAVEHNRAHDWGRMIPEARIFAARAGHAAGVCALVAAFGYFAMAVRPSPDAPVKASAAAISGATEVEVTPGDAELEKGSPLLVVARFPAAVPPDAKLVVEGSPSPAPMTRSLEDPTFAGRVESVAADLAYHVEFAGGKSPSYRVRVYENPELVRTDATLEYPGYTGLPTKVGEDIRHVTAVEGTRASLSFRTNKEVASATLLDEKGKETPLSQAAAGNPVYGASLTLDESHRYKVRLKDADGRVNKLAADLSVNVTPNRPPTIAMSQPGHDVRVSPVEELKLKAQVTDDFGVTRRGIRLTPAGKDPVEIVLGEESRPGQKKAQVEHLVDFEALKAAPDQLITYSVWAEDIGPDGKPRRTEGDMYFAEVRHFEEIFRQGEQPSASAENEQDEPQGGGNARQAEELAQMQKDVINGTWKILRREAGSKRTESFAADLKAVREGQEAVVEKAKALGGRLQDPASKAGLEKALKAMADAIKPLNEAADKAAVQPLQPALAAEQLAYQALLKLRARETEVVRSRSRQRGRSSDAQAMQRQLDQLELNNDEDRFEDKSRAKQALSQKEQEQRETRQVTSRLKELAQRQADVNERLKELQAALQAAKEQAAKDEIERQLKRLREQQQQILRDTDELQERMENQQNRERMADARQQVQQGREHVRQASEALEKGQVSQALTEGTRAGQKLNEVRDELRKQSANQFADALNQMRDQARRLDENQDRLSEKLDAWKESARQSLRDTEDRKQLTQGLQQQEQALDQLTERMKQTVSEAEESEPLLAKNLFDAARKADEQAVPESLKQAEKLAQAGFADEAAKSARQAGEGIDQVREGVEQAARSLLGDETAALRRAQGEVEDLADQIDREIAQATGQDPARSRRNFPPQPGDREGGQRQPGDREGGQEQPGQGEKGDQAGGQRPAQDGPEGQQPGQGPGQERPEGQQPGQGKPGENPGRGQRPGQDRPEGRQPGQGAGQEGPEGRQPGQGSGTESPEGQQPVQGEGGGQARGQRPGSLRGNAADTPQPSNPGGGSPNNPGGSPRGGGSDADRTLERLAEGTRNSNGPGGPITGGGFREWSDRMRDVEELLENQDLRAEAARIRDRVRGAREEFKRHSKVPDWTKLQGMVADPIRELRNRIAEEVRRRESPDSLVPIDRDQVPPQFAEGVRRYYERLGSGR, encoded by the coding sequence ATGATCCGGGAATTGCAGCAAGCCCTGGAACGCGTCGCCCGCCGCACCCGGCAGGTCCGGCTCTGGGGGGGATTGGCGTTCTGCTGGCTCGGCTGGGCGATGATGGTCGCCGTGATCGCCGCGACGGGCACGCCGTCCTACGAGGTCATGGCGGTGCTCGCCGGCGTGACGCTCGCCTCGGGGCTGGCGTGCGCGGCGCTCGCGACGCGGAGGCCGAGGGACCCGGTCGAGGTCGCGAGGCGGATCGAGGAGGCCCACCCGGACCTGGACGCCGGGCTGATCACGGCCGTCGAGGAGGGCCTGAACCGCCCCGGCCCGCTCGGCTTCCTCCAGGCGGCCGTCGTCGAGAACGCCGTCGAGCACAACCGGGCCCACGATTGGGGCCGGATGATCCCCGAGGCCCGGATCTTCGCCGCCCGGGCCGGCCACGCGGCGGGCGTCTGCGCGCTGGTCGCGGCCTTCGGCTATTTCGCGATGGCCGTCCGCCCGTCCCCGGATGCCCCGGTCAAGGCGTCGGCCGCGGCGATCTCGGGGGCGACGGAGGTCGAGGTCACCCCGGGCGACGCGGAGCTCGAGAAGGGCAGCCCGCTGCTGGTCGTCGCCCGGTTCCCCGCCGCCGTGCCCCCGGACGCGAAGCTCGTCGTCGAGGGCTCCCCCTCCCCCGCCCCGATGACGAGGAGCCTGGAGGACCCGACGTTCGCCGGCCGCGTCGAGTCGGTGGCCGCGGATCTCGCGTATCACGTCGAGTTCGCCGGCGGCAAGAGCCCGAGCTACCGCGTCCGCGTCTACGAGAACCCGGAGCTGGTCCGGACCGACGCGACGCTCGAATACCCGGGCTACACGGGCCTGCCGACGAAGGTCGGCGAGGACATCCGCCACGTGACCGCCGTGGAGGGGACGAGGGCGAGCCTGAGCTTCCGGACCAACAAAGAGGTGGCCTCGGCGACGCTCTTGGACGAGAAGGGCAAGGAGACGCCGCTCTCGCAGGCCGCCGCGGGCAATCCCGTGTACGGCGCGTCGCTCACCCTCGACGAGTCGCACCGCTACAAGGTCCGGCTCAAGGACGCGGACGGCCGCGTGAACAAGCTCGCGGCCGACCTGTCGGTGAACGTGACCCCGAACCGGCCGCCGACGATCGCCATGAGCCAACCGGGCCACGACGTCCGCGTCTCGCCGGTGGAGGAGTTGAAGCTCAAGGCGCAGGTGACCGACGACTTCGGGGTGACCCGCCGCGGCATCCGGCTCACCCCGGCCGGCAAGGATCCGGTGGAGATCGTGCTGGGTGAAGAATCCCGCCCCGGCCAGAAGAAGGCGCAGGTCGAGCACCTCGTCGACTTCGAGGCCCTCAAGGCCGCCCCCGACCAGCTCATCACGTATTCGGTCTGGGCCGAGGACATCGGCCCGGACGGGAAGCCGAGGCGGACGGAAGGCGACATGTACTTCGCCGAGGTCCGCCACTTCGAGGAGATCTTCCGCCAGGGCGAGCAGCCCTCCGCCAGCGCCGAGAACGAGCAGGACGAGCCGCAGGGCGGCGGCAACGCCCGCCAGGCGGAGGAACTGGCCCAGATGCAGAAGGACGTGATCAACGGCACCTGGAAGATCCTCCGCCGCGAGGCCGGATCGAAGCGGACGGAGAGCTTCGCCGCCGACTTGAAGGCCGTCCGCGAGGGCCAGGAGGCGGTCGTCGAGAAGGCGAAGGCCCTCGGCGGCAGGCTCCAGGACCCCGCCTCGAAGGCCGGACTGGAGAAGGCCCTAAAGGCCATGGCCGACGCCATCAAGCCGTTGAACGAGGCGGCCGACAAAGCGGCCGTCCAGCCGCTCCAGCCGGCGCTCGCGGCCGAGCAGCTCGCCTACCAGGCCCTGCTGAAGCTCCGGGCCCGGGAGACGGAGGTCGTCCGCAGCCGGTCGCGCCAGCGGGGCCGGTCCTCCGACGCCCAGGCCATGCAGCGGCAGCTCGACCAGCTGGAGCTGAACAATGACGAGGACCGCTTCGAGGACAAGAGCCGCGCTAAGCAGGCCCTCAGCCAGAAGGAGCAGGAGCAGCGAGAGACGCGCCAGGTGACCAGCCGCCTGAAGGAGCTGGCCCAGCGCCAGGCGGACGTCAACGAGCGTCTCAAGGAGCTTCAGGCGGCGCTCCAGGCGGCGAAGGAGCAGGCGGCGAAGGACGAGATCGAGCGGCAGCTCAAGCGGCTCCGCGAGCAGCAGCAGCAGATCCTCCGCGACACCGACGAGCTCCAGGAGCGGATGGAGAACCAGCAGAACCGCGAGCGGATGGCCGACGCCCGGCAGCAGGTCCAGCAGGGCCGCGAGCACGTCCGGCAGGCCTCCGAGGCCCTGGAGAAGGGCCAGGTCTCCCAGGCCCTGACCGAGGGCACCCGCGCCGGGCAGAAGCTCAACGAGGTCCGCGACGAGCTCCGCAAGCAATCGGCCAACCAGTTCGCCGACGCCCTCAACCAGATGCGCGACCAGGCCCGCCGGCTCGACGAGAACCAGGACCGCCTCTCGGAGAAGCTCGACGCCTGGAAGGAGAGCGCCCGCCAGAGCCTCCGCGACACCGAGGACCGCAAGCAGCTCACGCAGGGCCTCCAGCAGCAGGAGCAAGCCCTGGACCAGCTCACCGAGCGGATGAAGCAGACCGTCAGCGAGGCGGAGGAATCCGAGCCCCTGCTCGCGAAGAACCTCTTCGACGCCGCCCGGAAGGCGGACGAGCAAGCCGTCCCCGAGTCGCTCAAGCAGGCCGAGAAGCTCGCGCAGGCCGGCTTCGCCGACGAGGCGGCGAAGTCCGCCCGCCAGGCCGGCGAGGGGATCGACCAGGTCCGCGAGGGGGTCGAGCAGGCCGCTCGAAGCCTCCTCGGAGACGAGACCGCCGCGCTCCGCCGGGCGCAGGGCGAGGTGGAGGACCTGGCCGACCAGATCGACCGCGAGATCGCCCAGGCCACGGGACAGGACCCCGCCCGGTCGCGTCGCAACTTCCCGCCGCAGCCCGGCGATCGCGAAGGTGGCCAGCGGCAGCCCGGCGATCGCGAAGGTGGCCAGGAGCAGCCCGGTCAGGGCGAGAAGGGCGATCAAGCCGGCGGACAGCGCCCCGCCCAGGACGGGCCCGAAGGTCAGCAGCCAGGTCAGGGGCCCGGCCAGGAGCGGCCCGAAGGTCAGCAGCCCGGGCAGGGTAAACCGGGCGAGAATCCGGGCCGCGGTCAGCGACCTGGACAGGACCGACCCGAGGGGCGGCAGCCCGGACAGGGGGCCGGACAGGAGGGGCCCGAGGGGCGGCAGCCCGGACAGGGTTCCGGAACGGAGAGCCCCGAGGGGCAGCAGCCCGTACAGGGCGAGGGGGGCGGTCAGGCACGCGGCCAACGCCCCGGCTCCCTTCGAGGCAATGCCGCGGATACGCCCCAGCCGAGCAATCCCGGAGGCGGCTCCCCGAACAACCCCGGCGGCAGTCCGCGCGGCGGAGGCTCGGACGCCGACCGCACGCTCGAGCGGTTGGCGGAGGGCACCCGCAACTCGAACGGGCCCGGCGGGCCGATCACCGGCGGCGGGTTCCGCGAGTGGTCCGACCGCATGCGGGACGTGGAGGAGCTGCTCGAGAACCAGGACCTCCGCGCCGAGGCCGCCCGCATCCGCGACCGCGTCCGGGGGGCCCGCGAGGAGTTCAAGCGGCACTCGAAGGTGCCGGACTGGACCAAGCTGCAAGGCATGGTCGCCGACCCGATCCGCGAGCTCCGCAACCGGATCGCCGAGGAGGTCCGCCGTCGCGAATCGCCCGACTCGTTGGTCCCCATCGACCGGGACCAGGTGCCGCCGCAGTTCGCGGAGGGCGTCCGTCGCTACTACGAGAGGCTGGGGAGCGGCCGATGA